GGACAAGGTGCTCACGTTCCCGGCCTTATCTTTCGCCGCCACGCGGATCCGATTCCCATTCTCAAGCAGGGAGGAATAGGGCCCCAAGGACCAGTTCCCGGAGGCGTCGGCAGGGACCACGAGCGCAGCCTCGTCGTTGATATAGACGAGCACGTCGGCATTGGCCTCGGCGGTCCCACTGAAAGTATACGTTTTGCTACTCAGGATGGCGGGAATCGCGTTCACGGACCTCTCGGTGGGCGGTTTCCAATCGAAGGTCCAGGGATACGAGACAACTGCGCTCTTGTTACCCGCGATATCGAGCGCCCGTACCCGCAGGGTATGCCGTGTCTCCGTGAGCGAGTCCTCGGCTGCGTCATAAGTGGTGATCTGAGCGCAAGCAGACCAGGCGGTACCATCCCCATCGAGACTGCACTCGAATGTGGCTCCAGGCTCGGGCGTGGTGGTGCCCGTCTTGACGGCCTTGAAGGCAAACCGGGCCGAGCGCGCGTTGGTAGGGTCCAACGGACCGCTTTCGATGCTCACGGTCGGGGCGACGGTATCGACCGTGAAGGACGTGGAATGCTCCGGGCTCCAGAGCCCCTCGTATTCCGCGAAGGCCACGACCGTATTGCTGTCCTCGCTCAAATAATCTACGGCGGAGGTGTAGACATAAAACCCGTCAGTGTCTCGCGTCAGAGGCCCGAGCCTGCTCCCGCCATTGATGCGAAGATAAACACTTCTACCGGCAGGAGCCTGTACTTTGATCGTGGGATGCTTGGTGTTGATCAGGCTACCCGGCCCAGGAGAGACGAGCACTGCATCCCCAGCAGGGGTCAGGGGTCTATTGATTTTGGAGTAGTCTCCCGGGTCACCTGGGGCCGCCCCACGAGGACGATTGCCGTCGTTCGATTCTCCCGGTACACCGCCCGCGACATTGACCATGACAGTGCCTCCCCCCGTGACGGCAGGGCAAGAGGCAGCGTTGTAGGTTTGAAACAAGATACGTCCGCCACCACCGCCGCCTCCCGGTCCATTGAACACGCTCGTATCCCCGGGCTTGGCATTGCCTCCCTTCCCACCCACCGCGCTGAATTTGTGGCATTCAGCGTCTTCGGCAACACGCACGACAATGGTGCCACCAGCGCCACCACCACCGCCTCCCGCGCTTGAGGAATTCGCCCCGGCGAAGCCATCCGCCGTCATGCTCCCATTACCGAACAATGAACCGGCGCGAATGTAGATCGCACCACCACCTCTGCCGCCAGCAGCACCGTCGGTGGCTCCACTCCCTCCTCCTCCTCCCAAGGCCAGGTGCCCCGGGAAGTCAAAGAAAACCACTGCGGCCCCTCCAGCCCCACCACGCGGATCCGCAGTGTTCTTGTTTCCACCCACCCCACCCGCACCGAAGCTACCGCCTCCGCCACCTCCTGCCTGATCGCACTCTCCTCCCCCGCCGGCGTTGGCCTTTCGGGTCTTCGCGTTCTCCTCATAGGAGGTTTGATCCAATCCCTCGCCTCGGGCCGCGGTATCGAGCGAAGCATGCCCACATGTCTTGTCGTTCCCACTACCAGCCGGCGCACCTCGAAACCCGCCGCCCACACTCGAGGAGATCACGCCGCTCGCCATGATCTTTCCATCATTGATGAGCGTATCCCGCACCAGCAGCGCAATCACTCCGCCCGTGGAGCCATCCCAAGGATCCGCTGTGATGACGCCGGTCGTCGAGACATACAAGGAGCTATACTCAGGCACGTAGATGACCTGGGTCTGCTCCTTGTCGTACAAATTGAAGAGTGGCTGGGTCAATTTCAGGGCGCCAAACCCCGTAAGGCCCCCGAGAATGTCAGGCACGACGGATTCGATGCGTGCGAATTCCCATTGGCCTGTCTTGCCACCATAGAGAGCGTCCAGGTTGGTAGGAGTGCTACTACCGAGCCCTTCGCCTTGGGTCTGGAGCACCATGACGAGCTGCCCTGCCGCGAAGCCATTGATGTCCGTGACCGAAATCGACTTGCCACCGATCGATCCCGACGCGTTGACGCTGGTGTATCGATTGAGGACCGTTGTGTTCGTCACGGACCTGAACCCGGTCTGCCCGGTGCCCACGAAAAAGGTGTCCGACTCGGCGGAGGCCAGTGAGGCGCCTCCAAGCACCAGCAGGGCCAGCAATGCATTGAGCGCTCTCATCGCTTCACCCCCATGACATCATTCCCCATGGTCAACGACGGGGTGGCCCCACAGGCCATCCCCGAGACCCGAATCACATTGAGACAGGAGTCCATGTCCCGTTCACCTTTCACCCCCGCGCCTAGCGCTGGGGGGCTCCCGTGCTCTCGTCACCGTCACGGATGATCTTGAACTCCACCCGGCGGTTGTTCTCTCGGCCAATCGACGTCGCGGGGCTGTCGATGGGCCTGTCCGGACCGTAGCCCCGGGCCTCCAGCCGCCCGGGGGCCACTCCCTTGTCGATCAGGTAGCGACGCACCGCTTCCGCGCGCTGCTGCGACAGTTGGCGAAGCTGGTCCGGGAAGCCCCGGTCATCCGTGTGCCCACCCACCACCACGCGCGGAAGCTCCGGATGCTCGATCAGCACCTTGGCCACCCAGTCCAGGAGCTCGAAGGAGCGCTGCTGGATGCGCGTCCCAGCGGCATCGAAGTACACCTTGCCGCCGTTGGTCAGCTTGAGCTCCCTGTGCTCGATGGCCACCCGTGGCGACTCATGCGCTGGACAACCCAGGTTGTCCAGGGAACCCGAGGCCTGAGCACAGCTGTCCACCCGGTTGGGCACACCATCCTTGTCCGAGTCCTCCTCCGGGCAGCCCTTGCGCTCGGCCGGACCGAACTCGTCGGGGCACTCGTCCTGGTCGTTCTCGACGCCGTCCTTGTCCCTGTCCTTGAGCGGGCAGCCCCGGTTCTCCGCCGGACCACGCTCCATCGGACAGCTATCCAGCTCGTCCTCGACGCCGTCATTGTCCTGATCGCGCATCGGGCAGCCCTGGCGCGCGGCATCACCCGGCTCATTCGGGCAGGCGTCCAGCGAGTCCTCGATACCGTCCTTGTCCGTGTCGGTCCGTGCGCAGCCAGCACGAGCGGGATCACCCGCCACTTCCGGGCACTTGTCATTGATGTTGAGCACACCATCGCCGTCATCGTCCCTGTCCGGGCACTCTTCCGGAGAGAGAGACATCCCCATGTCACACTTGACGGAGGACTCACCAGGACCGCGCCGCGGCGTCACATCTCCGAAAGAGCCTCCGGCGAGCACACGGAACAGCGGAGTCCCTGGCGCCGCCCCCACTCCCACGCCCGCCAGCGCGAACACCTCCAGCGACGGATTCACCAGGTAGCGCACTCCCGGCAGCAACTCCGCCGATCCCGACTGCCTCGACAGAGGCACCATGCCCCGGACGTTGAACTCTCCCCGCAGCCGCCGCCCCGTCGTCGACAGCGCCACGCCAATGCGCAGCTCGTTGCCGACCTCGTCCCGGACATCATTGGAAGGGCCCACGTCACTGATCCGCCCCTGCGGGCGCACCATGAATCCCGCGTCCACCCCGGCCCGGATGAAGCCGAAACGCCGGCCCACCATCACCCTGGGCATGTAGCGAAACTTGTCGTCATTCGCGAGCCCGCTCGAGCTGCCCACGGGCAGCCCCACGTCCGCTCCCAGCGACAGATCCACCGGCTCGCCCCCCTTGCTTTGGGTGAGCAGACCCACGCGCAAGCCCACCGTGGGCGTCCCCAGCCCGAAGGACTCTGGACTCCTCAGACCCGTCTTGGCCGGATCCCCCACCTGCTGTGCCAACAACGGAAGCTGAACCCCCAACTGCAGCCTGTTGGTCAAGGCGTAGGCGGCGACCACATGCATCGTGGTCCGCCCTCCCACGATGGGGATGTCCTCCTGCCCGGCCCGGCCCAGCACGAGCGGCTTGTGCGAATAGTGGCCCACGGCGGAGAGACGCAATTGCCCGGCCTGAAGCACCTCCCCCGTGCCCACCACCAACGAGCCCTCGGCGCCGGGATTCAACTCCAGCCGCTCCAGCTCGAAGCTCCGCAGCGCGGGCTGCGCGAAGGCCACCATCCCTGGAAACACCAGGAACAGCGCCAGCGCGACAGGTCCAAGCATCCTTCGTCCCATGAATCCCCCGCTTCGGATGTGTCGCGGCCCAGCAAGGGCGCGCCACTGCATAGAGCACAAATGCAAGGCCGGAGTACTCTAGCAGCGTCCGGCTCCGATCCTGAAGTCTTCCTCGCACCTTCGAAGCGATCAAGCAGGACCGGAAAAGCAACCGTCCCGCTGTTACGCCATATCGCTACAGGCCTGTCCCCGCCGCTCGGGAATCCCTTACGCTCCGAGTGAGGATTGACCATGGACTTGCGGCCTGTCTTACACTCTGGCAGGTTTCGGGCCGCCAATCCGACCTGTTGTGGGGGGCTTACCGCACGTGCGAAGAGGACTCGTGAACGCGCAGCCACACGCATGCCCCGAGGCGTGCGTCCGCTCCGGTAATCGCGGCAAGGGGATTCTGCTCACGCTCCTGCTCGCGGCCACCGCCAGCACCTCGTGCGCGAAGCGCATCGGCCCCAAGCCGTGCGAGACCCCGCCTCCCATGCAGGTCGTGCTGGACGTCTCCGAGCAGGTGAACCCGGATCCGCGCGGGCGCTCGCTGCCCACCGTGGTCCAGGTCATCCAGCTCAAGGACAGCGCGAAGCTGGAGCGCGCGGGTTTCCGGGACCTCTGGGGCCGCCCCAAGGAGTTCCTCGGAGAGGACCTGCTCCAGGTGGCCGAGTTCACCGTCGCCCCCGGCCAGAAGTTCCAGCGGTGGATCCAGCGTGATCCGAAGGCCCGCTTCATCCTGACCATGGGCCACTTCCGCCAGCCGCTCGGTTACTCGTGGCGCACCGTGTCCGCCCTGGACCCCGTGCCCGAGCCCTTCTGCGTCGAGCGGCCCGCGGGCGAGCAGGGCGAGCCCAAGCTGGGTGACGTGCAGCTGCGCTACCGGCTCCAGGGCTATCAGATCGACATCCTTCGCACCCAGCTCTCGCAGACGCAGCCGGCTCCCGCCGTCCCGTCCGCGGCCGAGGTGCCATCCCACCCCAAGGGGAGTGCATGAAGAACGCGCAACGCGTCGTCTGGTCGGAGGGGATGTTCATGAGTCCCCACCACATGCAGCAGCTCGACCTCTATCATGAGAACCTGCTGGATCTCCGGCTGGGCGCGCTGGAGCCGTACCCCTGGGGCGTGTTCTCCCTGGAGTTCGACATGGAGGCGCTGCGCGCCGGCCGGGTGCAGCTGCGCCACTTCAACGGCGTGCTCCCCGACGGCATGCCCCTCGCCCTCCAGAATGGAGACCCCGAGGCCCCGCCGTCCCGCCCCACCGAGGGCGTCTTCCCGCCAGCCCAGCAGGTGCTGGACGTCTACCTGGGTGTCCCGCGTGAGCGCAGCGGCGTGGAGAGCTACGGCGGCAGCGAGCGCACCAGTGGCAATCCCCGCTTCACCCCGACCAACCGGCCGGTGAACGACCTGACCTCGTCCACCTCCATCGTCCCGGTGGCCTTCGCGCAGCGCAACGTGAAGCTGCTCTTCGGCACCGAGCCGCGCGAGGACTACGACGCCATCAAGATCGCCGAGCTGTCGCGCGACCGCTCCGGCAGCCTGACGCTCGTCGAGAACTACATCCCGCCCGCGCTGCGCATCGACGCCTCGCCCTACATCATGAGCGAGCTGCGCAACCTGCTGCGGCTCATCGTGGCCAAGCAGCGCCAGCTCGCCTCGCGGCGCAAGCACCGGGACGCCTCCGCGCTCGAGTTCACCGCCTCGGACGTGACGCTCTTCCTGGAGCTGAGCTCCCTCAACGGCATCATCCCGCTGCTGCAGCACGCCATCGACGCGGGCAACATGCGGCCCCACGCCCTCTACCTGGCGCTCAGCCAGTGCGCCGGTCAGCTGAGCACCTTCGTGGCGGACGCGGACCCCACCACGCTGCCTCCCTTCCAGTTCATCCAGCTGCGCGCCACCTTCGAGGAGCTGTTCCGCCGCCTCCAGTCGCTGCTG
The sequence above is drawn from the Archangium gephyra genome and encodes:
- the agmC gene encoding adventurous gliding motility protein AgmC, whose translation is MRALNALLALLVLGGASLASAESDTFFVGTGQTGFRSVTNTTVLNRYTSVNASGSIGGKSISVTDINGFAAGQLVMVLQTQGEGLGSSTPTNLDALYGGKTGQWEFARIESVVPDILGGLTGFGALKLTQPLFNLYDKEQTQVIYVPEYSSLYVSTTGVITADPWDGSTGGVIALLVRDTLINDGKIMASGVISSSVGGGFRGAPAGSGNDKTCGHASLDTAARGEGLDQTSYEENAKTRKANAGGGGECDQAGGGGGGSFGAGGVGGNKNTADPRGGAGGAAVVFFDFPGHLALGGGGGSGATDGAAGGRGGGAIYIRAGSLFGNGSMTADGFAGANSSSAGGGGGGAGGTIVVRVAEDAECHKFSAVGGKGGNAKPGDTSVFNGPGGGGGGGRILFQTYNAASCPAVTGGGTVMVNVAGGVPGESNDGNRPRGAAPGDPGDYSKINRPLTPAGDAVLVSPGPGSLINTKHPTIKVQAPAGRSVYLRINGGSRLGPLTRDTDGFYVYTSAVDYLSEDSNTVVAFAEYEGLWSPEHSTSFTVDTVAPTVSIESGPLDPTNARSARFAFKAVKTGTTTPEPGATFECSLDGDGTAWSACAQITTYDAAEDSLTETRHTLRVRALDIAGNKSAVVSYPWTFDWKPPTERSVNAIPAILSSKTYTFSGTAEANADVLVYINDEAALVVPADASGNWSLGPYSSLLENGNRIRVAAKDKAGNVSTLSDTVFFTVDTTPPTGTVISYPGEGAPIRDNPLVVWGSAESGTKVEVTIFTEGGGVAVGPKEVLTVDMGTSRMWRYEVSATLLDGTYVVKATARDAAGHPHAAPDRRFVLDRSPPNTTKTACPAAFTNLETVGFSFGSEDGSAVAHECAMEGAFATELLSPCPATLSKGIKPDGVYTLMARAKDAAGNVDPSPAVCTWVWDKKEPSDVTLPVAADRSYPPPSATDSKLAVFHFAASDVHSSPVNYECRLLDPTADPTAPVEAFHDCPNPYAISVEEGSHLLEVRAKDLAGNRSLGVTSHRWAVDTRLPIPVILPETSASNPTNARTAVLKIALKAASTTASEIDFYYTLKSGDLDPTTDFVKADRVETDPATGLKRAIVTLPLSEKVYKMQALARSTNPALNIETPRELWDLYEWRVDWSAPKVEIAEKPATWMRFPTATFVFTAPGEEELNVLPFLCVVNDCSAVTQDPETCTDSGPTAGRASYQVPEGALKEGRNCIQVWSQDKAGNLSSVSDSYEWNVDTQSPEPPVMDAFEGRLTVSTRIPSVEGTSEPFSDVAVLLDNAEAPVVWANANDKGRWKAVIPQEVQDGTHTLRAMAKDRAGNESVISQPITLLVDSQSPASVIGGGVGCSSSGTGGSMLALLGLARLLVRGGSRRRRA
- a CDS encoding OmpA family protein is translated as MLGPVALALFLVFPGMVAFAQPALRSFELERLELNPGAEGSLVVGTGEVLQAGQLRLSAVGHYSHKPLVLGRAGQEDIPIVGGRTTMHVVAAYALTNRLQLGVQLPLLAQQVGDPAKTGLRSPESFGLGTPTVGLRVGLLTQSKGGEPVDLSLGADVGLPVGSSSGLANDDKFRYMPRVMVGRRFGFIRAGVDAGFMVRPQGRISDVGPSNDVRDEVGNELRIGVALSTTGRRLRGEFNVRGMVPLSRQSGSAELLPGVRYLVNPSLEVFALAGVGVGAAPGTPLFRVLAGGSFGDVTPRRGPGESSVKCDMGMSLSPEECPDRDDDGDGVLNINDKCPEVAGDPARAGCARTDTDKDGIEDSLDACPNEPGDAARQGCPMRDQDNDGVEDELDSCPMERGPAENRGCPLKDRDKDGVENDQDECPDEFGPAERKGCPEEDSDKDGVPNRVDSCAQASGSLDNLGCPAHESPRVAIEHRELKLTNGGKVYFDAAGTRIQQRSFELLDWVAKVLIEHPELPRVVVGGHTDDRGFPDQLRQLSQQRAEAVRRYLIDKGVAPGRLEARGYGPDRPIDSPATSIGRENNRRVEFKIIRDGDESTGAPQR
- the tssJ gene encoding type VI secretion system lipoprotein TssJ, producing MNAQPHACPEACVRSGNRGKGILLTLLLAATASTSCAKRIGPKPCETPPPMQVVLDVSEQVNPDPRGRSLPTVVQVIQLKDSAKLERAGFRDLWGRPKEFLGEDLLQVAEFTVAPGQKFQRWIQRDPKARFILTMGHFRQPLGYSWRTVSALDPVPEPFCVERPAGEQGEPKLGDVQLRYRLQGYQIDILRTQLSQTQPAPAVPSAAEVPSHPKGSA
- the tssK gene encoding type VI secretion system baseplate subunit TssK gives rise to the protein MKNAQRVVWSEGMFMSPHHMQQLDLYHENLLDLRLGALEPYPWGVFSLEFDMEALRAGRVQLRHFNGVLPDGMPLALQNGDPEAPPSRPTEGVFPPAQQVLDVYLGVPRERSGVESYGGSERTSGNPRFTPTNRPVNDLTSSTSIVPVAFAQRNVKLLFGTEPREDYDAIKIAELSRDRSGSLTLVENYIPPALRIDASPYIMSELRNLLRLIVAKQRQLASRRKHRDASALEFTASDVTLFLELSSLNGIIPLLQHAIDAGNMRPHALYLALSQCAGQLSTFVADADPTTLPPFQFIQLRATFEELFRRLQSLLRSVALEQCLSVSMQSGEDRLYRGKLEDERLDRCGQFFLSVRSELPEKVVAEQLPKLAKLASWVDIQSLVQAASPGVPIQVNYRPPPEVPIQPGTLYFSLFTSDGYWRSAMRDRTLALYLPHPFDAAQTTVELLAVPTASR